Proteins from a single region of bacterium:
- a CDS encoding flavin reductase family protein, translating into MDKLTLAPATYLYPAPVVVVSCGVGERANLITLAWAANVCADPPQLAIAVRPNRHSHPLIAEAGGFVVNLPAAGHVGAVDFCGTFSGRDVDKWRETGLTPVPSEKVAPPRIGEFPVNIECALRHTLPLGSHDLFVGEVLSVHVARSVAGEDGRVDSNRLASVVYGHGRSYYGLGGTLGKAFQARRKKG; encoded by the coding sequence ATGGACAAGCTGACCCTGGCGCCCGCGACGTACCTCTACCCCGCCCCCGTCGTGGTGGTGAGCTGCGGCGTGGGGGAGCGGGCGAACCTCATCACCCTGGCCTGGGCGGCCAACGTCTGCGCCGACCCGCCCCAACTGGCCATCGCCGTCCGCCCGAACCGGCACTCCCACCCCCTGATAGCGGAGGCGGGCGGGTTCGTGGTCAACCTCCCCGCCGCCGGGCACGTCGGCGCGGTGGACTTCTGCGGCACCTTCTCCGGGCGGGACGTGGACAAGTGGAGAGAGACCGGCCTGACGCCGGTCCCCTCGGAGAAGGTCGCCCCGCCGCGCATCGGCGAGTTCCCCGTCAACATCGAGTGCGCCCTGCGCCACACGCTCCCCCTGGGCTCCCACGACCTCTTCGTGGGGGAGGTGCTGTCGGTCCACGTCGCCCGGTCGGTGGCGGGGGAGGACGGCCGCGTGGATTCCAACCGCCTGGCGTCGGTGGTCTACGGCCACGGCCGGAGCTACTACGGTCTGGGGGGGACGCTGGGGAAGGCGTTCCAGGCCCGCCGGAAGAAGGGGTGA
- a CDS encoding tetratricopeptide repeat protein yields the protein MRREDTVRLDTDRLVREVRELGLRQWALARLVRVSRKTVSRWLTGKVRWITAHNLERLAEALGCRSEELTLPESAPPFATRADQRHAAELSLDRDLVQLLSPSGDWELAEGVLRAALEPNLPPERLGRLLNQLSITAWRQERYDEGRELARRAAEIGERIGDEAIRVKAAANMATADSLVGRHKDALEGYEWCLERAGHFEMPRDHAGVLTNVSMVYRDFARFAESVAAQREAVRLFTELELPFNLSIAYTCLGIILTEWGRLEEAALSLEESRRWAEAANFARKLVTLNFYSADVAALGGDPDGAGELIAEGLRRLGEFEHYDPACLEITARCRRLAGDYDGAERSLAEGLERSRTLLPARALILQERARLALALGDAAGEERYRGEANDIFEKTDLEKRIRRGPVAEYGRMFTA from the coding sequence ATGCGCAGGGAAGACACCGTGCGGCTCGACACGGACCGCCTGGTCCGTGAGGTGCGGGAACTGGGGCTGCGCCAGTGGGCCCTGGCCCGGCTCGTCCGGGTGAGCCGGAAAACCGTGAGCCGCTGGCTGACCGGGAAGGTCCGGTGGATCACCGCGCACAACCTGGAACGTCTCGCCGAAGCCCTGGGTTGCCGATCGGAGGAATTGACCCTGCCGGAGTCCGCTCCCCCCTTCGCCACGCGGGCCGACCAGCGCCACGCGGCCGAGCTTTCCCTGGACAGGGACCTGGTGCAGCTCCTCTCCCCCTCCGGCGACTGGGAGCTGGCCGAGGGTGTTCTGCGGGCCGCCCTGGAGCCGAATCTGCCGCCGGAGCGCCTGGGCCGGCTTCTCAACCAGCTCTCCATCACCGCCTGGCGCCAGGAGCGGTACGATGAGGGGCGCGAGCTGGCGCGGCGGGCCGCCGAGATCGGGGAGCGGATCGGCGACGAGGCTATCCGGGTCAAGGCCGCGGCCAACATGGCCACCGCGGACTCCCTGGTCGGCCGCCACAAAGACGCGCTGGAGGGGTACGAGTGGTGCCTGGAGAGGGCCGGGCACTTCGAGATGCCCCGGGACCACGCCGGGGTTCTGACCAACGTCTCCATGGTGTACCGGGACTTCGCCCGCTTCGCCGAGAGCGTCGCGGCCCAGCGCGAGGCGGTCCGCCTGTTCACCGAGCTCGAGCTGCCCTTCAACCTATCCATCGCTTACACGTGCCTGGGGATTATCCTCACCGAGTGGGGCCGGCTGGAGGAGGCGGCCCTTTCCCTGGAGGAGAGCCGCCGTTGGGCCGAAGCGGCGAATTTCGCCCGGAAGCTGGTCACCCTGAACTTCTACTCGGCCGACGTCGCCGCGCTCGGGGGCGACCCGGACGGGGCGGGGGAGCTCATCGCGGAGGGACTCCGGAGACTGGGGGAGTTCGAGCACTACGACCCGGCCTGCCTGGAAATTACGGCCCGGTGCCGACGGCTCGCGGGGGATTACGACGGGGCGGAGCGTTCCCTCGCCGAGGGCCTCGAGCGTTCCCGGACGCTCCTTCCGGCCCGCGCTCTCATTCTTCAGGAGCGGGCGCGGCTGGCCCTGGCTCTCGGGGACGCGGCCGGGGAGGAGCGTTACCGCGGCGAGGCGAACGACATCTTCGAAAAAACCGACCTGGAAAAAAGAATCCGCCGGGGGCCGGTGGCGGAGTACGGACGGATGTTCACCGCTTAG
- a CDS encoding HD-GYP domain-containing protein: MKLADMLNDFAQATRTQLVVLTKGGIERLGSPKDHCPTFSNRADSPCLEALTKSHDRVIDCGGGCAALSIHPEVPGLMQIIICRRGDGTKSDLGVLSRLLRLQLAPYAELSVTAPDKNPLNTNLRLELAALTGLREMENRLGAALDPETFFGDLVAYLGELFGTDAAVALWRRPDGDVGARAEGVKLPGRRGLEEAFDKLGKLPTRHTPIKPMQNKHFLRFEASFDLKPDSGVGMAFGEIPFDYHVFMVWKRPEAAEELLERLETIHGQLAVFVERLARHSTVESSYLATVRTMVNALEARDTYHRGHSDRVMRYAVRLGRARGLGPEELTSLSFAAVLHDIGKVGLAEEIIGKDTPLDEAEWVVVRRHPIVGEALVGGIPYLEEAARTIRHHHERWDGEGYPNRLAGEEIPLPARILAIAESYDAMTSERPYRHPLTTERALLELEGNAGDQFDPELVPLFIEGRCYEEP; the protein is encoded by the coding sequence ATGAAGCTAGCCGATATGTTGAACGACTTCGCCCAGGCCACCCGCACACAGCTCGTCGTCCTCACCAAGGGCGGCATCGAGCGTCTCGGCTCCCCCAAGGACCACTGCCCCACGTTCTCCAACAGAGCGGACTCGCCCTGCCTGGAAGCGCTCACCAAGTCCCACGACCGGGTCATAGACTGCGGCGGGGGGTGCGCGGCGCTCAGCATCCACCCCGAGGTCCCGGGGCTGATGCAGATAATCATCTGCCGCCGGGGGGACGGTACGAAGAGCGACCTCGGCGTCCTCTCCCGGCTCCTCAGGCTCCAGCTCGCGCCCTACGCGGAGCTCAGCGTCACCGCCCCGGACAAAAATCCGCTCAACACCAACCTGCGCCTGGAGCTGGCCGCCCTCACGGGCCTGCGGGAGATGGAGAACCGGCTCGGGGCCGCGCTGGACCCCGAGACCTTCTTCGGCGATCTGGTCGCCTACCTGGGGGAGCTCTTCGGCACCGACGCCGCGGTCGCCCTCTGGCGCCGGCCCGACGGCGACGTGGGGGCCCGCGCCGAGGGGGTCAAGCTCCCCGGACGCCGGGGGCTCGAGGAGGCCTTCGACAAGCTGGGCAAGCTCCCCACCCGCCACACCCCGATCAAGCCCATGCAGAACAAGCACTTCCTGCGCTTCGAGGCGAGCTTCGACCTGAAGCCCGACTCCGGCGTGGGGATGGCCTTCGGCGAGATCCCCTTCGACTACCACGTCTTTATGGTCTGGAAGCGGCCCGAGGCGGCGGAGGAGCTCCTCGAGCGGCTGGAGACCATCCACGGCCAGCTCGCGGTCTTCGTGGAGCGCCTGGCCCGCCACTCGACCGTGGAAAGTTCGTATCTGGCCACGGTGCGCACCATGGTCAACGCGCTGGAGGCCCGGGACACCTACCACCGGGGGCACTCGGACCGGGTGATGCGCTACGCCGTGCGCCTGGGTCGGGCCCGGGGCCTCGGACCCGAGGAGCTGACCTCCCTCTCGTTCGCCGCGGTCCTGCACGACATCGGCAAGGTCGGCCTGGCCGAGGAGATAATCGGCAAGGACACCCCCCTGGACGAGGCGGAGTGGGTCGTGGTGCGGCGGCATCCCATCGTCGGCGAGGCGCTCGTGGGGGGCATCCCCTACCTGGAGGAGGCGGCCCGCACCATCCGCCACCACCACGAGCGCTGGGACGGCGAGGGCTACCCCAACCGGCTGGCCGGGGAGGAGATTCCGCTACCGGCCCGCATCCTGGCCATCGCCGAGTCTTACGACGCCATGACCTCGGAGCGGCCCTACCGCCACCCCCTGACCACCGAGCGGGCGCTCCTCGAGCTGGAGGGCAACGCCGGGGACCAGTTCGACCCGGAACTGGTGCCCCTCTTCATCGAGGGCCGATGCTACGAGGAACCGTAG